One region of Drosophila teissieri strain GT53w chromosome 2L, Prin_Dtei_1.1, whole genome shotgun sequence genomic DNA includes:
- the LOC122626478 gene encoding accessory gland protein Acp29AB yields the protein MLKYALLCGLLALNLSGALAESDMICRLTDAPSQCGAFCLSTLAPVYNKLGIPNNLANCSELSKANEVLVRQNTMDSQLNALQNKLASNEVALTSLQDKLASIEVALNSSLDRKLDNNEQNFTKQLNGLESKLSDLGAKLLKHDGFQRIGSKYYYIEGKTQERWHFAATTCYAKQSDLAYIKDAADLAAITSNVLRNTYYWLGISDLANENQFLSLSTGKPASFFNWSPWKKDSTDVNNPNCVCLYNGKIDVKECINDFLFICQAENP from the coding sequence ATGCTGAAATACGCTTTGCTGTGTGGGCTTCTTGCTTTAAATTTGTCCGGAGCTTTGGCAGAATCCGATATGATTTGTCGTTTGACGGACGCTCCTAGCCAGTGCGGAGCATTCTGTCTGTCTACACTAGCGCCCGTGTACAATAAATTGGGAATTCCCAACAATCTGGCGAACTGCAGTGAATTAAGCAAGGCTAACGAGGTCCTGGTAAGACAGAACACTATGGATAGCCAATTGAATGCTCTGCAGAATAAGCTAGCAAGCAATGAAGTCGCACTGACTTCTCTGCAGGATAAGCTAGCCAGCATTGAAGTCGCACTGAACTCTTCCTTGGACAGAAAACTGGATAACAACGAACAGAACTTTACTAAACAACTTAATGGCTTGGAAAGCAAACTTTCGGACCTAGGGGCAAAACTCTTAAAACACGACGGATTCCAGCGAATCGGCTCAAAATACTATTACATAGAAGGAAAAACCCAGGAGCGCTGGCACTTTGCTGCAACAACTTGTTACGCTAAGCAAAGTGATCTGGCGTACATTAAGGACGCTGCAGATCTTGCCGCCATTACGTCGAATGTCTTGAGAAACACGTATTACTGGCTGGGAATCAGCGACTTGGCCAACGAGAACCAATTCTTATCCCTATCCACGGGCAAGCCGGCTTCCTTTTTTAATTGGTCCCCGTGGAAAAAAGATTCCACCGATGTAAACAACCCGAACTGTGTGTGTTTATACAATGGGAAAATAGACGTTAAGGAATGCATAAATGACTTTCTGTTTATTTGCCAGGCAGAGAACCCTTAA
- the LOC122626496 gene encoding uncharacterized protein LOC122626496: protein MRELLVYALVAGLFYFSEGKPCPEKTRPHKTRCDAFYKCRELPSNSHVWIPVKCNEGLVFESSLGSCVLPGEDWECITPSEMSSTQSPGRPDADILIVNDMDEAGLLLSESSHKDDGTVEIVLDSKLSSEENDDNEEAVKSKPPPDEDMDISSSHNFDSSGDGELVELDSPAGLKPENREEVASSSMEHRTEVEKLRTELKQVAGISEIAKPGSPIDPSLTAHLQRLSQLIDGLQQTYQKTDKPQTEMRPDQLNAFLAHFDIKNRYEMMNPMEQTSSTITTTSSTTEAPKATPRLPQPTSNKTRLQEHLSRHRLEPETKLMLSNAVPYSAHGTTGQGYANSQIVVNRPEGSVMFALPPNYGMSQEQGSYVNHHPAQSHEYSDHEPKISEDTLKTVLELSKQMIAAQNLPKVLPNPSFNGAYYQPILQPVFMSPQGNPFQQYYGMPPPLNPHYMQHTKHSSGGSSSNNGYNKPSTTIIHNNVIPVHLSSTSSGEKEVLDTYGNSLGVYPSMDKHVTASQASGMEYMTTARPVTIATTASTYSAQYGSQSPFASDYTLTTPRPFEQQPSAATVATYYTPSPHLGEHNANRVYQPTESYPTMNMPRPMDMFPGQIDADRVSIRPNSQKIESMEMDEDMIKATYQSGSGIGNGNGNGNTLPHVLTYSSDMSQQLAPSNGYLEQSYSHQQPQHHHHPYMPRPRPRPTMSSSIYSDSDGNMEMSMFTSSPNLNPFKGGSVKYPGSTSPNGQLVNFNGNFISLDVFQKSILPLMTKSPSALNELGNVEVITCQAGVRQPNQTDCTRYFVCSKKDGKVLSYSCPPYTAFNKQTRICDAPTYAQCSNVIPAFNGYTIDSNRRLQMDAIKMLSEAKRRQEAALKAQSIANLLQQYGSTQQAQPGISSNVESDPLDSYVVSLPEVSLATTTSRPTIIQSSSNVSSGGSSTPAKKRKYYCKEGDKIPDQTSISSYFVCYKNAQGQMKGHKMSCSKSLLFCPKTLMCTLASKCTD, encoded by the exons ATGAGGGAGCTGCTGGTTTACGCGTTGGTCGCGGGcttgttttacttttccgaAG GCAAACCGTGCCCTGAAAAGACACGCCCCCACAAAACCCGCTGCGACGCCTTCTACAAGTGCCGGGAACTGCCCTCCAACTCGCACGTTTGGATTCCGGTGAAATGCAACGAGGGACTGGTGTTCGAGTCCAGTTTGGGCAGCTGCGTTCTGCCTGGCGAGGATTGGGAGTGCATCACCCCGAGCGAGATGAGCTCCACGCAGTCGCCTGGAAGGCCAGACGCGGACATTCTGATAGTCAACGACATGGATGAGGCGGGTCTGCTGTTGAGCGAGTCCAGCCACAAGGACGATGGCACCGTGGAAATAGTTCTGGACTCCAAACTGAGCAGTGAGGAGAACGACGATAATGAGGAGGCGGTCAAGAGCAAGCCGCCACCGGACGAGGACATGGACATCTCCTCTAGTCACAATTTCGACTCGAGTGGCGATGGGGAACTGGTAGAACTGGATTCTCCCGCTGGTCTGAAGCCTGAGAACCGTGAGGAGGTGGCTTCCAGCAGTATGGAGCACCGAACAGAAGTGGAAAAGCTGAGAACGGAACTCAAGCAGGTGGCTGGTATCAGCGAAATAGCCAAGCCAGGATCTCCGATCGATCCCAGTTTGACTGCTCACCTGCAGAGATTATCCCAACTGATTGATGGACTGCAGCAGACCTACCAGAAGACAGATAAACCTCAGACGGAAATGCGCCCAGACCAGTTGAATGCCTTCCTGGCGCACTTCGACATAAAGAACCGGTATGAGATGATGAACCCCATGGAACAGACCTCCTCCACgatcaccaccaccagcagtaCCACAGAAGCACCCAAAGCAACACCAAGGCTACCGCAACCCACCTCGAACAAGACCCGTCTGCAGGAGCACCTGAGCCGCCATCGCCTGGAGCCGGAGACGAAACTAATGCTCAGCAACGCAGTGCCTTACTCCGCGCATGGGACCACGGGACAGGGATATGCCAACTCCCAAATAGTGGTGAATCGGCCCGAAGGCTCTGTGATGTTTGCCCTGCCGCCCAATTACGGAATGAGCCAGGAGCAGGGCTCCTATGTCAACCACCATCCCGCTCAGAGTCACGAGTACAGCGATCATGAGCCCAAGATATCGGAGGACACCTTGAAGACGGTTCTGGAACTGTCCAAGCAGATGATAGCTGCACAAAACCTGCCCAAGGTGCTGCCCAATCCGAGCTTCAATGGTGCCTATTACCAACCCATCCTGCAACCTGTTTTCATGTCACCCCAGGGCAATCCCTTCCAGCAGTACTACGGCATGCCGCCTCCCTTAAATCCGCACTACATGCAGCACACGAAGCACTCTTCTGGAGGCAGTTCTTCGAATAATGGCTACAACAAGCCGAGCACCACCATTATTCACAACAATGTGATACCTGTTCACCTATCCAGCACGAGTTCGGGGGAAAAGGAGGTGCTGGACACGTATGGCAATAGCTTGGGCGTATACCCCAGCATGGATAAGCATGTGACCGCCAGCCAGGCCAGTGGCATGGAGTACATGACCACAGCTCGGCCGGTTACGATCGCAACGACGGCCAGCACCTACTCCGCCCAGTATGGATCCCAGTCCCCGTTTGCCAGTGACTACACCTTGACCACCCCGCGACCCTTTGAGCAGCAACCATCAGCCGCCACAGTGGCCACCTACTACACTCCCAGTCCGCATCTGGGTGAGCACAACGCCAATAGGGTATACCAACCCACCGAGTCGTATCCCACGATGAATATGCCACGACCCATGGACATGTTTCCAGGACAAATCGATGCGGACAGGGTGAGCATTCGACCCAATTCGCAGAAAATCGAAAGCATGGAGATGGACGAAGACATGATTAAGGCCACCTATCAAAGTGGCTCTGGAAttgggaatggcaatgggaatgggaacaCTCTTCCTCACGTACTGACCTACAGCAGCGACATGAGCCAGCAATTAGCACCTTCGAATGGCTATCTGGAGCAGAGTTATAGCcaccagcagccgcagcaccaccatcatccATATATGCCCAGGCCCAGGCCCAGACCCACGATGAGCAGCAGTATTTATAGTGACTCGGATGGCAATATGGAGATGAGCATGTTCACCAGCAGTCCGAATCTCAATCCGTTCAAGGGCGGCAGCGTGAAGTACCCAGGAAGTACTTCGCCCAATGGCCAGCTGGTAAACTTCAATGGGAACTTCATCAGCCTGGATGTCTTCCAGAAATCCATACTCCCCCTGATGACCAAGTCGCCGTCCGCCCTCAATGAGCTGGGAAACGTGGAGGTCATCACCTGTCAGGCGGGCGTACGGCAGCCCAATCAAACTGACTGCACGCGATATTTCGTTTGCAGCAAAAAGGATGGCAAGGTCCTGTCCTACTCCTGTCCGCCTTACACGGCCTTCAATAAGCAGACCAGGATTTGCGATGCCCCCACCTATGCACAGTGCAGCAATGTGATTCCAGCCTTCAATGGCTACACCATAGATAGCAATCGGAGGCTCCAGATGGACGCCATCAAGATGCTGAGTGAGGCCAAGAGAAGGCAGGAGGCTGCCTTGAAGGCCCAGAGCATTGCCAATCTGCTCCAGCAATACGGAAGCACTCAGCAGGCGCAACCGGGCATTTCCTCCAACGTAGAGAGTGATCCGCTGGACTCGTATGTGGTCAGCCTGCCAGAAGTCAGtctggccaccaccaccagcagacCCACCATCATCCAGAGCAGTAGTAACGTGAGTAGTGGTGGATCGTCGACTCCCGCAAAGAAGAGGAAGTACTACTGCAAGGAGGGCGATAAGATCCCGGACCAGACCTCCATTTCCAGCTACTTCGTGTGCTACAAGAACGCCCAGGGTCAGATGAAGGGCCACAAGATGAGCTGCTCCAAGAGCCTGCTCTTCTGCCCCAAGACCCTCATGTGCACCCTCGCATCCAAGTGCACCGACTAA